One window from the genome of Rariglobus hedericola encodes:
- a CDS encoding NUDIX hydrolase, producing the protein MNHSSGSPSRWEKGASRSLAATRIFDVRGVEFRHPVRGTQREFVVIDAPDWVNVLALTPDGHLVFVNQFRYGTNDFSWEIPGGVIDKGEDPVVAGVRELQEETGYVGKSSRLLGSVNPNPAILNNRCHLVLVEGCVRTTEQEWDADEEIEVTTLPVDEAYAWARSGRITHSLVLNALLLFAPVWAEMKAGR; encoded by the coding sequence ATGAATCATTCATCAGGATCGCCGTCTCGTTGGGAAAAAGGGGCCAGTCGTTCGCTCGCGGCCACTCGCATTTTTGATGTGCGTGGCGTCGAATTCCGCCATCCGGTGCGCGGCACGCAACGCGAGTTCGTGGTCATCGATGCACCGGATTGGGTCAATGTGCTCGCGCTGACACCGGACGGGCATCTCGTTTTTGTTAATCAGTTCCGCTACGGCACGAATGATTTTTCCTGGGAAATTCCGGGTGGTGTGATCGATAAGGGAGAAGATCCGGTCGTGGCCGGCGTGCGAGAGCTGCAGGAGGAGACCGGATACGTAGGGAAGTCCTCGCGGTTATTGGGCTCGGTGAATCCCAATCCTGCGATTCTGAACAATCGCTGCCATCTCGTATTGGTGGAGGGCTGCGTGCGCACCACTGAGCAGGAGTGGGATGCGGATGAGGAAATCGAGGTGACGACTTTACCTGTGGACGAAGCATACGCCTGGGCCCGGTCAGGCCGCATCACGCATTCACTGGTCTTAAACGCCTTGCTGTTATTCGCTCCCGTGTGGGCGGAAATGAAGGCCGGCCGGTAA
- a CDS encoding LysM peptidoglycan-binding domain-containing protein — protein sequence MDTISRENNSYLPVAGVIVGVLALVLSGVALAKISSAKKEISAQVEPLSLKIDEAEGQARNAAASADKASGNINKLATDTQSAFQQVAQELGNIRGEITKVQEAKVTKAAPGKAAAGPVVAGADEYIIKSGDTFAKIARAQGATLADVQAVNPGVDAGKLKVGQKIKLPAKK from the coding sequence ATGGATACCATCTCTCGTGAGAATAACAGCTATCTGCCGGTCGCTGGCGTAATCGTCGGCGTTCTTGCCCTCGTGCTTTCCGGCGTGGCTCTGGCCAAGATCTCCTCGGCCAAAAAGGAAATTTCCGCCCAAGTCGAACCTCTGAGCCTCAAGATCGACGAAGCTGAAGGCCAGGCCCGCAATGCCGCCGCCTCCGCCGACAAGGCTTCCGGCAACATCAACAAGCTCGCGACTGACACCCAGTCCGCTTTCCAGCAGGTCGCTCAAGAGTTGGGCAACATCCGTGGTGAGATCACCAAGGTTCAGGAAGCCAAGGTTACCAAGGCCGCCCCTGGCAAAGCTGCCGCCGGTCCGGTGGTCGCCGGTGCCGATGAATACATCATCAAATCGGGTGACACCTTCGCCAAGATCGCTCGCGCCCAAGGTGCGACCCTCGCCGATGTGCAGGCTGTGAATCCCGGTGTTGACGCTGGAAAGCTCAAGGTCGGTCAGAAGATCAAGCTGCCCGCCAAAAAGTAA
- a CDS encoding tetratricopeptide repeat protein: MSTHPQHASSPSSGDDRNLVSIDENYLAPTFEDRLRIFWSKNSRSVLAACALVLVVILGKGAYEVIHARQEKAVAADYAAATTDDQLKSFVASHGDHILGGLAQLRLADQAYAAGNFADARSAYDKAAGILKSDTFGQRARLGSAIAAVQTGANADGEAALKQISADLSFGKVIRSEATYHLASMAAVTGNTAEAVRLIEQVTVIDPEGQWADRASMLRTSLPAATDSASVKSTESVPSISFK, translated from the coding sequence ATGTCCACGCACCCCCAGCACGCCTCTTCCCCTTCCTCCGGCGATGACCGCAATCTCGTTTCGATCGATGAAAACTACCTGGCTCCCACGTTTGAAGACCGCCTGCGCATCTTCTGGAGCAAAAACTCCCGCTCCGTTCTGGCTGCGTGCGCACTCGTGCTGGTCGTGATTCTCGGCAAGGGCGCTTATGAGGTCATCCACGCGCGTCAAGAGAAGGCTGTGGCCGCCGATTACGCGGCTGCGACCACCGACGATCAGCTCAAGTCCTTCGTCGCCTCGCATGGTGACCATATCCTTGGCGGGCTCGCCCAACTCCGCCTCGCCGACCAGGCGTATGCCGCCGGCAACTTTGCCGATGCCCGCTCCGCCTACGACAAGGCCGCTGGTATCCTGAAATCCGATACATTTGGCCAGCGCGCCCGGCTTGGCTCGGCGATTGCCGCCGTGCAGACCGGTGCGAACGCCGATGGCGAAGCCGCCTTGAAGCAAATCTCGGCCGATCTCTCGTTCGGGAAAGTCATCCGTTCCGAAGCGACCTACCATCTCGCTTCCATGGCTGCCGTTACAGGCAACACGGCTGAAGCCGTTCGTTTGATCGAACAGGTTACGGTGATCGATCCCGAAGGCCAGTGGGCTGATCGCGCTTCCATGCTGCGCACGTCTCTGCCTGCCGCGACAGATTCGGCTTCAGTTAAATCTACGGAAAGCGTTCCTTCGATTAGCTTTAAGTGA
- the purU gene encoding formyltetrahydrofolate deformylase, whose product MSSATTAPMLVALLHGPDRPGLVARVAGWIFEQGGNIIHADQHRDMVSGVFFQRIEWVPSEGAASADTVAFYAFAASIGMQARVISSIHRPRVAIFVSKFDHCLHDLVLRWKSGEYTCDVVAIISNHRELESIAQGYGIPFHHIPVTAATKAESEAAQLALLRSLDVELVILARYMQVLSDDFLKEFSRSVINIHHSFLPAFAGGKPYHQAAERGVKLIGATAHYATAVLDDGPIIQQDVTRVTHRHGVEDLVRKGRDLEKIVLAQAVRWHLESRVLVYGNKTVVFD is encoded by the coding sequence ATGTCGTCCGCCACCACCGCGCCCATGTTAGTCGCCTTGTTGCACGGCCCTGACCGGCCGGGCTTGGTGGCGCGTGTGGCCGGCTGGATTTTTGAACAGGGAGGCAACATCATCCACGCAGACCAGCATCGGGATATGGTCTCCGGTGTTTTTTTTCAGCGTATTGAATGGGTTCCGTCAGAGGGCGCTGCTTCGGCCGACACGGTGGCGTTCTATGCGTTTGCCGCGTCCATCGGCATGCAGGCCCGCGTGATCTCGTCGATTCATCGCCCTCGTGTGGCGATCTTTGTTTCCAAGTTTGATCACTGTTTGCACGACCTCGTGCTCCGTTGGAAATCGGGCGAATACACCTGTGACGTGGTCGCCATTATTTCCAATCACCGGGAGCTCGAATCCATTGCTCAAGGCTACGGAATTCCGTTTCACCATATTCCCGTCACTGCGGCGACGAAGGCGGAGTCAGAGGCTGCGCAACTCGCCTTGTTGCGCTCGCTGGATGTCGAGCTGGTGATCCTTGCGCGTTACATGCAGGTGTTGTCGGACGATTTCTTGAAGGAATTTTCACGCTCGGTGATCAATATTCATCACTCATTCCTGCCCGCGTTTGCCGGCGGAAAGCCCTATCACCAAGCGGCCGAGCGAGGCGTGAAACTCATTGGAGCCACCGCGCACTATGCGACCGCCGTGCTCGATGACGGTCCGATCATTCAGCAGGACGTGACGCGGGTGACCCATCGTCACGGCGTCGAAGATCTTGTGCGCAAAGGTCGAGATCTCGAAAAAATCGTGCTCGCCCAGGCGGTGCGGTGGCATCTCGAAAGCCGCGTGCTCGTTTACGGAAACAAGACGGTCGTGTTCGACTGA